cctctgatcttgtttcctagggaaatcaattccagtatatgctctctagcacttcctactccatcaaatctagccccagtcaattggctcatgagatcgtgagcctgtgatttcttagagctatcaaacttagcttttatagcagccaaatactcagaagcagtatcctttttagcaacactatccttgatagactcaggcaaaacacttttaataacagccaaggatttcctatttgcagtgacccacttgtcataatcccctttctcagtttgggtactggttgcagtaggttcagctggtttggtggttctagtacacaggtctaggtccttgagaatcatgtagacctctaagtcttccatctatttgttgaaattatccccattaagcttaggaatatcaagtacaccaaaactagaagacatcctgttgaatattttaataaagaatattttattcaacatacagacatatatgtaaaagaataagcatgtaacaattagctaaattaaacattacatgctcaagtatcaattacttcatgagtgtcaaccggaactacatttctgacctttgggtgtgaaacatactggtccactcaagtttctgctattactgcaATAcgtcttctaactttcgaaaagtatcgccatctttggatggacaacatcttctaggttgagaaatccctatttttttttccttgttttaacttttctttgataatgtcacattttgGTGAACATTAGtaaccttgctaccaaccattattctctgtttttttcagacaaagaagacctttgatttgtattctattacaataaggttgaactttaccactttggtggattccacccaatcttactgtaatagtctacaaattcattccagcagctaaaagtgggattgtttaaccatgaataaaaaatattcataaacaaaagcatgaactacattaataagaataaacaagttcatattctgatatgcaagtaatgtatgagttgattttctttcatttcttccaattaataggaaaattataaagaatcattaaacacccatacttgtaacttatacaaaatagatcataaaagttgatcaaaactaggctcataatatatcaaaacgaagagcacgaaaaactggactcaacgcaaaaaaccagggtgaaaaattcttcaccgtttgcccgtacgagccgtttgaagttactgtttttttttttttgaatcaaaatcaatccgggtcaaccggttcgggcaaattagttccgggtcaacgacccggtcaacctttgaccgagtgggtcatgagttgacccactgcatcccgggtcaactaggtagggtttccgagttgacccggcgatgactcgccgccgttttttttttgaaaaatttttatttttctctctcctccggcagccgattTACGGTGGCGCGTGAcggcgcgtccggaggtttccggcgacgtgcggcataccgccgcgaccgtcttcttgtgctctacaacttttgtgaagaaagttttcccatacgggatctttaagtaagagtaaaataataattttcataaatagaaacccaaatctttttttttcttacataatttcttgattctaacaccatagtgtaggctctgataccaattgttagtgattctaaatcctagaatcatttgaattacctatagtgtatagaatacaagaatgaataatggaaagaaatcaatcacatacccattgagcgtgaataaagtccctaaatcaaggttgacgcttgttccacgaattatgatgaagaaccacgcaatatgggtccttctactgagatcttctgcagcctcttactatgggatcttctctctgtctctacactagctttgtgagaaagcagtgctcccaaaatattattatgaaagtaatagctgcagggaccgtcagtattctatatataatagaattcctaaaccctaatccattcccacaatagaatagggctagaagtttcctaattagagtggtccttattctcttgagcccaatgggtcaatcaatatcagttaagcccacatacgAGTCCTAACAATATATAGTTTcaagggaatcatgtctttaaaatgtaatctaagttgcaagaattacactctttttaacaattgaatatCCTACCGGTGCCAGCTTAGGATTGTACAAAGTCAATAATAACTTCCTACTGTCCCCCAATGCCTCTCTACATCATCTGTGACCAACAGTAAAAAGATATGTGGGTAGAGGAAATTCCACTTATCTAAGGTCGTTAATATTCCTACCCCTATTGCACAGAGTAGATAATATCCCCCTCCAATTATTTCCTGATAAATTCTTTACACCATCTAAGACCTTCAGTCAAGGGATTCATGGGTGGAGGAAACACCCAATTATCCAGTGCCACTGTTATTCCCACTCCTTATTATACAAATTTGATAATTTCTCTCaattgttctttttattttcttagatggGTACACTATAGAAGGGGGCAAGGGTAAGTAATAGCTATCTCAAACTTGAAATCTCCTAATTAGTGTGAGCTTTGCATACCACAatctcaccaactatgctaggcaATTGTAGTGTTTCCCTATTGTTCCTTAATACCCTCTCCATGCCATCGGGGACCCTCTCTCAAGGGATGCACCATTTACCATGTGTGGAGGAAATATCCATTTATGTAGGGTCATTATTACTCTCACTCCCTATTGTATGTAGTTGATAGTATCCCATTGTTCCTTAATATCTTCTCCATGCCATTTGAGGCACTCGATCAAGGGACTTTTGGGTGGAGGAAATATCAACttatctaggatttttttttgttaaccaaggtgtttggCCTAGCTTAcccgcacctcgactaatcctcggggagattagcacagcaacccaccacCATGATCTCTGCTTAAATCATAGATGAACAGATGGaaaatcgaacctgagaccgtacgcctaatccacacaatcctcagttcgtcctaaccatttgggcaacccacgggtgggtacagaataaataagaaaacacacacacacactcacacaatgcgtacgatagggttcgatcccacgacctcctcccctgggtgccgactccacaagccgaagctaccaccactaggctattaTAATTACTCTCACCACCAATTGTATGAAGTTGATAATACCCTCCTATTGTTCCCTAATACCCTCTCCACACGATCTGAGGCCGTCGGTCAAAGGATTCTCCCTTGACAGTGTGTGGAGGAAAGATTCATTATTTAGGGTCATTAAAACTCTCAtcccctattgatgaagtcaatGATACACCCCCATTGTTCCTTGATGCCCTCTCCATGCCATCTAGGGCCCTCAGTCAAGGGATTCTCCTTTCACCGTAgagaaggaaaacttggtcATGAATAATATTTGTATCTACCCTTGAGAGAGGCTTTTTTGTGTGGAGGGGAATGTGTCTGAATTtcctatccttttttttttttttccttctaacaCAGATTTTCATTATCATGTCATTGTTGCAATCAATAGTAGGGCTGTTCTCTGGGAGTGTAATATTTAGTTGTTGACCTATTCATGGGTTTCTTGATCGATGTTTTAGTTTGTGATAGGTTAGAGGTAGTTGAAATCATAGATTTAGGGATTATTAGTCGAGCTAACTTGGGATTGGCTACTGTAAAGTagggtttaaaatttttaattcaaGATTAATGGCTCGTGTACCATTAGGGTATTCAATATTTCAATCCATCTCATGGGAGACGTGGAGTAACTATTGATCCACAAGaacaaaattttctaaaatacaTCACTTGATCAAGCCAAcgatcagagggaagaaattaaCAATCCAAAATCAACTCTTGTGATGATCATTGCAATAAAAACCATCTCACAACATGAATTCATCTCTATGCAAATTAGGGtttaaaaaccccaaattcacatataaagagaaaagaatCAAGATAAGTTGCTTCCATTAGGAGAGAATGAAAACTCTCCAAAATGcaaaatagggagagagaataCTGGTATCCACATACTTCTCACTCTCCACTACTAAGCTAAAGTTGTAGGAAGTTTGATTCCTCTTTCCCAGTGCAAGCTATCACTACCCCCATTGGGCCCCACCCCCTACTCCCCACCCTGCCCCCCACCCTCTAGGCCTTTGATGGGTCTGAGAANNNNNNNNNNNNNNNNNNNNaaaaaaaaaaaaaataccaaagtTGCATAGTCACATTATTTACATATCCTTGTGAGGTTCTTTCTGAGAGGATAATAGATATAGTTGATGCATATGTGGGCAGTTATCTATATCTTTACAATAGAAGTTATAGTGGCTGAGAGAATCTTAATTTGCAAAAAAGTAGTAAGATGTAGCATTGGCCATGCTCCTCCATTTGGTCTTGGAAGAAGTCGAAGTAATTTTTTCTCCGAGAATCAAACTTCTTTTATCTTCATCCCTCGTGAGCCGCCATCTTCATACCTGCTAAGATTCCTTCTGCCTCGACCTCTTCTTTTTGAATAGCTATAGTAGAATTTGTGTTGATGAGCCTAAACTTACCTTGGAGAAGTATTCCATGCCAATAGAATTTGTGATGAGATTCTATTGGATAAGCTATTTGGGTTTCCTAATGTTTGTTTGTCTTTATTTCTTAAATAAAGATATTCACAAATTAGAACACATAAATTTAGAAATAACACTAAAACTACGACGTAAATAGTTTTCTCGCAATTGAGTCCATCAACTTAACAATTAATATAACATAATGGATCTATGTGCATTAAATTTATTATAATCACCACCCTAGGCCATCAGACATCataatgagagaaaatgaaccACTTCCAAACACAACTCTAGCCGGAATTGCTAGTAATCGCTGATCAGTCATACAATGGTGAATTCGTTCCCGAGCCTTGTGCACATTGCCTATCACACAATGGAAGTTATCAACCAAAAATGAACACCATGTTTCTAATGCCATGCATgttgtgaattttttgttatcCTTTGTCAGTAAAAAACCTATTACTCAAAAATTTTCTGCACCATAATTAAGTAATAATCTCTAGGTCCTCTCAACTACTGAAGATTATATACTTGGTTATGATGCAAAAAAGGACTACCTCTCATGGCCATTTGAGATGACTCAATGACTCAAAACAATAGTTGAGCTACACAAGACCTCCAAGACAATAAAATAGACCTCACACACCATACTagggaaaaaaattgtctgcaattccgatcttgtacaattccgtgcaataccaccttcaggtggtgacacgtgtattgataccaatacaatggttcagatctgatttaaatgcctcttcactgatttaatgctttattagttgtaccagatctggaccattgtattggtatcaatacacgtgtcaccgcctgaaggtggtattgcacagaattgtacgagatcggaattgtagacgatttcaacccccatACTAGGGCATTCATTCATCATTGTTATTCACACCTCTGAGGTGACAAAATGAGGTGGCTAGAATATCATAAATCAAATCAGATACAATCAACACATAATAGACTATCATCTCACGAATCCATATGCATATCATGAGTATCTTTTTGAGAAATCATGAGAAACTGTTGTTTCCACCCTCTGTTTTAACTTGACGCCCAATCAAAATCCTGGCTCCCTTGGAAACATATGTGTTTTGAAGTAGCTGAGCATTCACAGATGACCCTAGCAAATATAACGAtcgatgagagaaagagagcatcCACTAACAGGTGCATCTCAGTTCCTCAAATACACAGAATTCCTCTGCACATCAACTAATCTAGATATGGCTTCTTCATACTATAGAAGGGAACATGGatgaatataaaaattttaaagaaaaaaaagacgcAGACATACTTTTCTTTTATCattgtaaaatatatatatatatatatacatatatatttattaaaattttttttttcatgttttttggtATGCCAAATGGTGTTACAAGGAAAAACTACCTATAAATCCCACCAAACTCAACCCTCCCCCCAAACCAATGTGAAGGTGGTTCCAAGGTTTCTGCCACAACTAGCAAATGATCTTACCAGCTGAATGAGAAACCCACAaaaagagagcgagagagaaagagaaagtagTATCAAATGGACTTTCATTTTGGTTGTTCACTACAAAGACTACAAGTGAAGAGTCAAGAATATGGTATTTGTTAGTCCTACATAGTGGCAAGTCTGAAGGTTTGGCTCCAGGAGCAATCAGTCCTAGAGGAAGAACACTGGACAAGGAGGGCAAATGAAAAATATTCACATGACCATAATATTGACTTCATTATGAAATCCAAGGTTTTATCATACCATTACCATGCTAACACCTGGTTTCTTCACTAGTTTCCCATTGTCAAACACTCTTCTCACCTTCTCTGCCTCATCCCATCTATTCACAGAGGCATACAAATTTGATAGCATTGTGTAGTACCCGCAGTTTTGTGGAGCCAGTCTGGAAAGCTGTTCCGCTGCAATTGTTCCAAGTTCCATATCCATGTTTGCCCTAGAGGCGCTCAAGAGGGCTCCCCAGATGGCATCACAATCTGATAAGAGATTACACTGAAGCCCATATTTAATCAACTGATACGCTTCTTCTAGTCTCCCAGCCCGTCCGAACATATCAATGATGCATGTCCAATGCTCTAAAGATGGCTGGATTCCATACTTTGTgaccatcaaataaaaaaacctgCACCCCTCTTCGACAAGGCCTGAGTGACTGCAAGAAGACAGTAAAGAGATGAAGGTGATTGGATTCGGTTTAAAGCCATCTTCTTCCATTAGGAAGAGAAGTGTACATGCCTCTTCTCCTTGTCCATTAACTCCACAACCTGCAATCATCGTGTTCCAGGAACTTTGATCTCTTGACCGACCCATCTGCTCAAACAAGGACCTTGCATTGACTATAAGACCATTCTTTGCATAAGCAACAACCAATGAGTTGCCAACCATAGTTTCTAAGTCAAAGCCAATTTTCAAAGCAAAACCATGCATCATTTCAGCACCTGGACCAGCTGAAATAGTAGTAGAGGCCTGAATAATGGAGATCATTGTGACTGGGTCCACTTTATGATGGTTTTCCAACTGCATTTGGTGAAACAGTTTCAGTGCCAGGGTTGATTGACCATTCTTGACGTACCCACAAAGGATCGTGTTCCATGTGATGACATTCTTTGAAGGCATAATGTTGAAAAGCACCGCTGAAGTATTCACACAGCCAAATCTCATGTACATGTCTATAATGGCATTCCCAACAGTTAAATGTGAATCAAAACCTCTAGAAAGGCAATGGCAATGAAGCATATTTCCTTGTTTTAGAGTTCCAAATTCACCACATGTTTGAAATAGCATCACCATGGTGATTGAATCTGGCAAAACCTCACTATGAAGCATTTCAAGAAAGAGTGATATGCCCCAGTCAGCTTGTTGGTTCAGATTGTACCCTGAAATCATTGCATTCCAAGTAGCAACATTGAACTTCTGCATGGAAGCAAACAAAGAGGTTGCAGATTCAATATCTAAACACTTGCCATATGCGTCAACCATTGCAGTGCCCAAAACGGTATCACTTTCCAACTCAAGACCTCTTTTGATAATGATTGCATGGACTGTACTAACAGCTCTCAGATCTGCTAAGCTTGCATATGCAGGAATAACATTAGCAATGGTAATTGAATCAGGTTTAACATGTGCTTCCAATAACATCTGTTCAAACAGCAACACTGCATCATAATCATACCCATTCTGTGAATACCCTGCAATCAGTGAATTCCATGAAACCAAGCTTCTTTTTGACAAGTCAGCATCAAATATGCTTCTAGCACAATCAACTCTCCCACACTTCGAGTACATGTCAACAATTGAGGTTCCTAACCGGAAGTCAGATAATAGGCCCATGTGGATCAACAAGCCATGTATACTCTCTCCCATATAAAGATTTCTAGAATGCCCACAAGCTAATACCAAACCCAGGAAGGTCACTGGACTGGGAGTAAAACCATCAACCTTCTGCATGGTTAAAAAAAGATCAACTGCCTCAAACCAATCACCATTCCGTGCATACCCGGTGATCATCGAATTCCAAGATACTAGATCTCTCTTTTGCATATCATAAAAAACATGACGCCCTATCTCAAGCCTACTAGCTTTAACATACATCGAAATCAATGAATTAACAATGGCAACATCTGAGTAAAAGCCTTTTTGAATCACAAAACTATGAATAAACAACCCCATAGACATGCACCCCAGTTCACCACATGCCATGGTTGCATAGGAAACAGATTCCATATTCGTTAAGAAACCCGACTTGAGCATCTGGTGGAAAACCATCACCACCTCCTCATAAAACCCATTTGACCCAAAACCATTGATCATCGTATAGTATGATACTGCATCTCTCATGGGCATTTCTTCAAAAACCAAGGCAGCATCTCGAGTTCTTCCAATTTTCGAGTACATTGACAAAAGAGAGTTCCCAATCGCTGTCTGACTTGCAAACCCACATTTTATCAAGTATCCATGAAGGCCCAAGCCCGTGGCAGGAGCAGGAAGGACAGAGCAGGCCTTGAGAAGCGGAGGGAAGGTAAAGCAGTCGGGTTTTGAGTCCACAGTAAGGAGTAGTTTCTTGAGGATGAAAAGGGTCTGTAAGAATCGACGACCTGCAGTAAATTCTTTGATTAGGTAGTTCcatgagaaggaagagagacGATGTTTGATGATTTCTTTCGATGTTCTCTTGGATGAGATTGCGCGAGTGATTGAGAGAAGGGCTCGTGCGTTCAAGTGATTGAAGTGGGTAGGACTGAGAGAAGCAATTTTGGACAGTGGAGAGCGATGAAACAAGCGATCCGTCCTTGACTTCgatcgtctctctctctctctctcttagcttTGCTTCGCTCGACTAAGACAAACCAAACGCATCTCAGTCCTCAGACCCTCTGAACTTGTCCACTCCCCACAACTCTCAAGTTGCAAATGGTCAACCGTCAGATTGGAATACTGCACTTGAATCCAACGGCCATGTACCTTTTAGGCTAAAACGCACCAAAAATTGCAACAAGGGTCAATAGCCCTTCCTTCCTATACAGAAAcaaatacagagagagagagagagagagagatggagctGAGATGCGTTCACTGCGGATTTGGGATGAAGACACTGTTCGTGCAATACTCTCCTGGGAATATCCGACTAATGAAATGCGTGAGtgtgatttttatttcaaaaactGGGTTTCCATTTTAGTTTCGTTTCCATTTCATCTCCATTTTTACAGTGTTCTCTTGCAATAATGCCTATGTGGACAGGAAAATTGCAAGGAAGTCGCCGACGAGTACATCGAATGCGAGATCATGGTATAAACCCTTGAACTATTTTTGCTGAATATATCATGTTGTTGTTGAATGAGCTGAATAATAatggttttgtttttgtgtCCGTAGATTCTTCTGATTGATTTAATTTGGCTTAAGAGGAAAGCTTATCGGCATTTGCTCTACAATATGCTGGACCAGGAAACTATTTATAATGAGGTGTAGTGCTTACTTCgttttctcctcttctatttTTAGTATGAATTTCAGTTAATAGAGGTTTCACTTGACCTGAatgatttctccatcttttGAATTTGATAAATGGAATTGCTTAGCTACCTCCATTGTTAGCCTTCATAGTGTAAATGGGTTGTGAAATCTTCAGGGAAAGTAAAAATTTTTAAGGCATAGAGATTCCTGCAAGTCTACCTTTTAAGGCTGCAGGCCTCTCTAGAATGAAATTTGTTGTCATgtgtgatcttttttttttttttttaacatcaaTATTATTTGAAACCTTGCAGGGAATATTGTGGAAggctagttttctttttcttatgttGGATGCATGTATCCATTCATCAGAATTCCTTTCTTGCCTAGATTGTAGGattatttattgattttcaCCCATATTGTGCCATTTGTAAGAACCTTAATGATTAAAGGCAGGGCATTGGTTTTAAATAGAAGTCAAGGAGATCGTTGTTTGTCCTCAAGCTCCTTTTCGTCAGCTTGGGTATGTGGGAAGGTATGCTGAGTCATTTTAAGTAGGAATGATTATGATACTCTGGGGTAATGGAGATTAGCTGTATATTTTCAGTCTAAATTGGCTTTTGCATTGTTGATTGCAGATGTTGATGCATGTATTTTTAGGAAATCTTATATTTCTCTATGTTCTCGTTTTTGCAACAAGGGTGTTTCTGAGATCATCATCTAAAGAGACCAGGTAAAGACATTCTTTCATGCTATTTGGCTTCATGAAGGATTTTAAGGAGCATCTgtattatttctatttctgaataATCTAGGCATCGAATCTGCTACAAGAGGTCATGGACGACACTTAAGTAGCTTAAATATGAATTTTCAAATGCATTAATGGTTTGCAAGTTCTTGTAACAACATCTTGTAGCAATATACTTAATCCgtctattttattgttttttttttttttcaggccactaatttttttgctttcaaGTGCCTGTTGAAGGAAATTATAATGCCGTAGCTCGCTCACAGAAAAGATTCTTGGCTGTGTATTATTAGTTCCCTAATATTTTTACTATGCAACCTATGAAGGGTCTGGGTTAGGGCTTTTAACAATGGTCCTTGTATGATTCCATGGTCATGCACTATTATCTTCTGCAAGTAAGATACCCTTGATCATAGTGCTTTTTCATTAGCGATTGGGGCTAGAGACCAATTAGGAACTGCTTTGTCCCAACAACAATCTGCTAGTCTTTATAGAGAGAATGGAACAGTTGGGCTTTTGATGACTTTGCTGAACAATTTGCATTGCAGCAAAATGTAGGattcttatctctctcttttgtagGGGAAGGGTTCTTCTTGTACAAATTAAAGTAGAATTACTTCAGCGGGGTTTCTTCGTTTTCTAttgctaattttattttaccCAAGTCGACATGTtaaactttctttttcccactCCTCTTAAGTGAAGTATGTTGGTTGTGTTTCCCAATAATATCATGCACCCAATACCATCTGATTTTCTTTAGCTGCAAAAAAATGATGTTAATATCATTCAGGAGCAAACTATGATGCAACAGATTTCAGATCTTTAAATAAATGGATATTTTCTGCTTAGTACATTCAACATTGATTAGCAGTTAATGGCTTAATTTACGCAGGTACAAAGATCTTTTGCTGGCCATTCTTGTTTCAAGCTACTTCAAAATTTTTCTCCTTGCCATGATGGTATACATGCTCAACTAACTATAATATCATAGCAGCAGACTACATTCATGTTGTTTGTCTTGTCGTTTCTTTTTTGTGTCTTTTGTCTACTCTACTTGTCATGTCCCTTACAATTATGATGGTATGTGTTTATCCTTCCATTTCATTTCTGTATGCCATTTGTCTACTTTACTTGTCATATCCCTTACATTGGACTTTGCGTCATACAGGTTTGGGAATTTCCATCTACTGTGATTTTCATCATTGATGGTTTTGTCCTATCATCTAATGCAGTCTCTTTGAAAGGTATTTGATAGATTGGGCTGAGGCCATCAAATATATTGAACTAGTTCCTCCTTGTTGATGCTCATGGAGTCTCTACTATTGCTGCTTGTGTCAATATATAACCTCGTTTCTGTGATGAGCTTGTTTTTGTGCTTGAAATTTGCTCAAGGTTGCATTCTTGGTCTTATGTTTCCATCTCCACAAGACCCTAGAAGCTTCTAGCTTCCATGAATCTACTTTGGCAACCTCTAGTGCCTTCATGCCTCAAGTACCATTG
This Macadamia integrifolia cultivar HAES 741 chromosome 10, SCU_Mint_v3, whole genome shotgun sequence DNA region includes the following protein-coding sequences:
- the LOC122091329 gene encoding protein ARV 2-like encodes the protein MELRCVHCGFGMKTLFVQYSPGNIRLMKCENCKEVADEYIECEIMILLIDLIWLKRKAYRHLLYNMLDQETIYNEGILWKASFLFLMLDACRALVLNRSQGDRCLSSSSFSSAWVCGKMLMHVFLGNLIFLYVLVFATRVFLRSSSKETRYKDLLLAILVSSYFKIFLLAMMVWEFPSTVIFIIDGFVLSSNAVSLKVMTEATTIRCLGVCFIAHAMKFLTSQMIEVIFSTSLRYFSINC